The genomic stretch AGCCTTAATAGGCGCAAACGCTATCGTCCAGGAATTTCTTGTTAAAAATAATAGTCAAAGCCTAAAAACCGGTACTACTATAGGTGAGCTTATACGCAGGCCGGAGTTAACATATGATATGCTGGAGGAAATAGATACCGGAAGAAAAGCACTTCCTAAAGATGTAAGAGAACAGGTTAATATTAATATCAAGTATGAAGGATATATCGAGAGACAATTAAGACAGGTTGAACAGTTCAAAAAGCTCGAAAATAAAAATATTCCTGATAGTATTGATTATGAACAGGTTAAGAGTCTACGCATTGAAGCAAGGCAGAAGCTGATGAAGATAAGGCCTTCTTCTGTAGGACAGGCCTCCAGAATATCAGGCGTTTCACCGGCAGATATATCTGTTTTACTGGTATATCTGGAGCAGTTTCGCAGAAAAGAAGATCGTATAGATTAAAGACTATACTATATATACAAATAGCAAACATTAATATACGCTTACTCCGTAAGAAGAAGATTATGTTTTGATATAGTGTAATATAGGGCAGTTGCATTTTATTAAATTGCTGGAAGAAGCCTGTAGGTTTTCTTTTACAAAGGATTTAAGGATAGCTGCACTGCTTTTTCCAGCCTTTATAGCTTTTGAAGAAGTCTTCTTATTCAAACGAAAGTAACATTTAATGATAGAAAGCAGGATTTTAATGAATCAAATAGAAAAATTGATGAATGCGGCAAAGAAAGAAAATATAGTAATAACGGAAGAACAGGCAAAACAATTGGTAAAGTATTATGAAATGATTGTTGAGACGAATAAGGTAATGAACCTGACAGCTATTACTGAGTTTGATGAGGTTTTAACAAAACATTTTATGGATAGTCTTTCCATTGTACGGGTATATGATTTTAATAAATCTCTTACATTAATTGATGTAGGAACAGGTGCAGGCTTTCCGGGTATACCCTTAAAAATAATTTATCCCAAAATTAAAGTAACATTAATGGATTCTTTAAATAAAAGAATTAACTTTTTAAAAGAAGTAATCACTGAATTAGAGCTGGAGGACATAGACGCTATACATGCAAGAGCTGAAGATTTAGGTAGGGACAGTAATTACAGAGAAAAGTACGATGTATGTGTTTCAAGAGCTGTAGCAAACTTATCTACTTTAAGTGAGTATTGTATGCCCCTTGTGAAAGTGAAAGGTTTCTTTCTATCTTATAAAGGTTCAAATGTGCAAGAAGAGGTTAAGAATGCAAAAAAAGCAGTAAAACTTCTTGGTGGCAGAATAAATGGATGTGAAGAATTCAGTTTGGAGGGAGATATCGGACGATCTTTTGTAATTATTGAAAAGATTGAAAAGATATCAGATAAATACCCAAGATCCTCGGGTAAACCATCGAAAGAACCACTTTGATTCAGGAGGAAATTGATTATGATACAGGGGAAGGTAGTTGCTGCAGATAAATATGAAGATTTAATAACTGTTTGGAATTCTGTATTTCAGGATTTTGATATAACCTATCAATTCAAAGATGAAAATATTTATATAGTTCTTTATGAGGGAGTGAGAGAAGATAAACCGATTGGTGCTGCGGAATTAAAAATGATAGATGGAGAGTGTTTTATCGATCGATTGGCGGTTCTTTCAGAGAAGAGAAATAATAGAAATGGTGAGTTTCTTTTACGATTTGCATTAGATAAAGGTTTCAGTAAAGGTTATGAAAAAATATACACAAGTATACAAAAGGAACAAAAAGGTATATTCTCTCAAGTGGGATTCAATCCGACAAAAATAGACAAAATAAATTCAAATACGATAAAATGTGAAATATCACCAGATAAATTCTATAAACATTGTCGAAATTAAAATTATTCACAAAATATGATAAAAATGTGTCAAATTTGAAAAAAAACGCTTTCCTTAATGCAAATTATGGTATAATATAGTATATTATAAAGAATAACAAATTATTACTGGCTTAAATTTATATGAATGAATAAAAACACAAATGAACCTGATATTTTTAAATATTAGTATAATAGGAGAGTAATAAGAATGATTTATCAGGAAGATAATATGGGGTTTATGGAACAATTACGGGATGCTCTATGCTATATTGACGAAAATGAAAAAAGTGTTCAGCAGGAAATTGAACGAATTAATGGAAGATTAAAAAATCTTGAAGATAAAAAAAAGAAAATTCAGAAAAAAATATCTGCCATTACTTTAGACAATATTTCTGAAGATGTTTATTTAATAAATTTAAGCTTGGAAGATAAAAAATTATCAAAGTTAAAAGCTGATAAAGTTAAAATTGAAGAAGATATAAAAAAGGAAGAAGAAAAGTTCTTTGAATGTATCAGAAATAAAAACAATCTGGATAATATAAAAAGCTGTTTTCATACCTTAAAAGGTAATCTCTATGAAGATATGAATGATTTCTGTAAAAGTTATTCTGAGAAAATGGAGAAAAATGAAAGTATCAGTTATGAATTTGGATTAAATATAATCGAGACCCAAGAGACTGAAAGAAAACGAATTGCAAGAGATTTACATGATTCAACAGTACAAAATCTAACAACGATGATGCATAAAACAGAATTATGTACCAGACTGATTGATATAGATCCTATACGTGCTAAATTAGAGCTACAAACAATGGTAGGAACAATAAAAACTACGATAAATGACATGCGTAATATTATTTATGGACTTAGACCAATGGCTCTTGATGATTTAGGACTTGTACCAGCTATTGAAAAGTATATAAGAGATATTACTCAAAATTATAATATAAAAGTAACTTTGAAATTACATAATAATGAACGAACGTTGTTACCTGCCATTAATCTTACTTTATTTCGCATAATACAAGAATCTGTTAATAATGCTATTAAACACGGAAGAGCTAAAAAGATTCAAATTGACATAAATTATTTAGAAAAAGCAGTAAAAGTGCAAATCAAAGATGACGGAATCGGAATAAAAAAAGAAAAGCTGTCAGATCCAGGGGAGAACATCTTTTCAGGTTTTGGTTTATCAATGATGAGAGAAAGAGTGTCTATATTATCAGGTGATTTCAATATAGAAACAGATGAAAACGAAGGAACGAAAATAATTGTTAAGATTCCTTTGAAAAGTATTAGGAGGGTATAAGATGAGCACTATTAGGGTAGTTATTGCAGATGATCATCGTATGATAAGAGAGGGTTTAAAACAGCTTTTAGAACTTGAGGGTGATATATCTATTGTTGGTGAAGCAGGGGATGGAATTGAATGTATTGAAGAAATAGGAATTAAGAAACCGGATGTTCTGTTACTGGATATTAATATGCCCCGGATGGATGGTTTAAAGGTACTACAAAAGCTAAAAGAAATGAAGTCAAATATAAAAGTATTAATCCTTACAATACATAATGAAATTGAATATTTATTAAAAGCTGTTGATATTGGTGTAAATGGCTATGTATTAAAGGATTCTGAAAGCGATTTACTTAGAAAAGCCATATTTGCTATATATAATGGAGAAATTTTTATTCAACCTAATATGGTACCTCTTCTTAATGATAAGCTGGAGAACAGAGAAGAAGAAACTACTACTGAAAGTCTTTTAACAAAGAGAGAAATGGAAGTACTCAAACTGATAACAGAGGGTTTGTTTAATAAAGAAATAGCATATAACTTGTCTATCAGTGAGAAAACAGTTAAAAACCATGTTTCAAATATATTTAGAAAAATAAGTGTGTCAGATCGAACACAGGCTGCAGTTTATGCTATTAGAAATAATATAGTAGAAGTTTTTTAAATTAGTTGTTTGGATAGTCTTAAGGAAATATTTTAAGTTGACTATAGAATGAAAATAGTATCTGTAAAAAGACAAGGTTTTGAAGCCTTGTTTTTTTTATGTGATAATCTAGAAGTAAAGCAAGAAAATTTTAAAATTTAATTATTAGGATGTTTCACGTGAAACATATAACTACAAAATTAATAAGATTTATTTTTTATTAATGCTGCCTATTATTTCTGAATTT from Anaerocolumna sp. AGMB13020 encodes the following:
- the rsmG gene encoding 16S rRNA (guanine(527)-N(7))-methyltransferase RsmG, with protein sequence MNQIEKLMNAAKKENIVITEEQAKQLVKYYEMIVETNKVMNLTAITEFDEVLTKHFMDSLSIVRVYDFNKSLTLIDVGTGAGFPGIPLKIIYPKIKVTLMDSLNKRINFLKEVITELELEDIDAIHARAEDLGRDSNYREKYDVCVSRAVANLSTLSEYCMPLVKVKGFFLSYKGSNVQEEVKNAKKAVKLLGGRINGCEEFSLEGDIGRSFVIIEKIEKISDKYPRSSGKPSKEPL
- a CDS encoding GNAT family N-acetyltransferase, which produces MIQGKVVAADKYEDLITVWNSVFQDFDITYQFKDENIYIVLYEGVREDKPIGAAELKMIDGECFIDRLAVLSEKRNNRNGEFLLRFALDKGFSKGYEKIYTSIQKEQKGIFSQVGFNPTKIDKINSNTIKCEISPDKFYKHCRN
- a CDS encoding sensor histidine kinase, with the translated sequence MIYQEDNMGFMEQLRDALCYIDENEKSVQQEIERINGRLKNLEDKKKKIQKKISAITLDNISEDVYLINLSLEDKKLSKLKADKVKIEEDIKKEEEKFFECIRNKNNLDNIKSCFHTLKGNLYEDMNDFCKSYSEKMEKNESISYEFGLNIIETQETERKRIARDLHDSTVQNLTTMMHKTELCTRLIDIDPIRAKLELQTMVGTIKTTINDMRNIIYGLRPMALDDLGLVPAIEKYIRDITQNYNIKVTLKLHNNERTLLPAINLTLFRIIQESVNNAIKHGRAKKIQIDINYLEKAVKVQIKDDGIGIKKEKLSDPGENIFSGFGLSMMRERVSILSGDFNIETDENEGTKIIVKIPLKSIRRV
- a CDS encoding response regulator transcription factor encodes the protein MSTIRVVIADDHRMIREGLKQLLELEGDISIVGEAGDGIECIEEIGIKKPDVLLLDINMPRMDGLKVLQKLKEMKSNIKVLILTIHNEIEYLLKAVDIGVNGYVLKDSESDLLRKAIFAIYNGEIFIQPNMVPLLNDKLENREEETTTESLLTKREMEVLKLITEGLFNKEIAYNLSISEKTVKNHVSNIFRKISVSDRTQAAVYAIRNNIVEVF